One Synechococcus sp. UW179A genomic window carries:
- a CDS encoding glycosyltransferase family 2 protein, with the protein MSFTTGSENIEILGLSIILPTYNEAGSIETMVSSLLELTNQYQVEILVVDDDSQDGTANIVRKLARQDSRIKLIQRVGRSGLASAIKEGLIAAIYPFAIAMDSDGQHEPSSVLSAIQHLQDGAELVIGSRFLVNSKIHGLSERRTEGSNLANRLARWSLPNNYCHLTDYMSGFIAMDLNRCIQLIRKVDVNGFKFLYELLAISKGKLKITEIPLNFQPRLHGSSKLDYAILWDFVVSLIHTALFRLLPRRAISFGLVGVSGVVVQLIITSLVMALGLSFQKALPVAVISAASSNYLINNSLTFKDRRQHGRRLLKGLLKFLLVASLPSLANIGLATVFYNLVQANAVIAQLSGIIVVYIWNYAASSRFVWNTP; encoded by the coding sequence GTGTCCTTCACAACTGGATCAGAAAATATCGAAATTCTAGGATTATCGATCATCCTGCCGACATACAACGAGGCTGGATCCATCGAGACAATGGTGTCCTCACTTCTGGAACTCACCAATCAATATCAAGTCGAAATTTTAGTTGTTGATGATGATTCCCAGGATGGAACTGCAAATATTGTACGAAAACTGGCAAGACAGGATTCCCGGATCAAGTTAATTCAGCGCGTAGGGCGCTCCGGACTAGCAAGCGCCATCAAGGAAGGGTTAATCGCTGCCATTTATCCGTTTGCGATTGCCATGGACAGTGACGGACAACACGAACCCTCCTCAGTCTTATCAGCCATTCAGCATCTTCAGGACGGCGCTGAACTAGTGATTGGAAGTCGCTTTCTTGTTAACTCTAAAATCCATGGGCTGAGTGAACGCCGAACCGAAGGTTCCAATCTGGCTAATCGCCTAGCGAGATGGAGTCTTCCCAACAACTATTGCCACCTGACCGATTACATGAGTGGCTTTATCGCCATGGACCTCAATCGCTGCATTCAGTTGATCAGAAAAGTTGATGTCAACGGCTTCAAATTCTTGTACGAACTTCTTGCGATCAGCAAAGGAAAGCTGAAAATCACTGAAATACCACTGAATTTTCAACCACGACTCCATGGAAGTTCAAAACTGGACTACGCCATACTTTGGGATTTTGTTGTATCACTGATTCACACTGCCCTGTTCAGGCTCCTTCCGCGAAGAGCAATCAGCTTTGGCCTAGTTGGAGTCTCTGGGGTCGTTGTACAACTGATCATCACGTCGCTGGTCATGGCTCTTGGATTGAGCTTTCAAAAAGCGCTGCCTGTTGCTGTGATTTCAGCCGCGAGCTCAAATTATCTAATCAATAACAGCTTGACATTCAAAGACCGACGCCAGCATGGCCGACGATTACTCAAAGGTCTTCTCAAATTCTTACTCGTCGCCTCTCTTCCTTCACTGGCCAATATTGGGCTGGCAACTGTTTTCTACAATCTAGTTCAGGCCAATGCTGTTATTGCACAACTATCAGGAATCATCGTGGTTTACATCTGGAATTATGCGGCATCATCGCGATTTGTCTGGAACACCCCCTGA